In Castor canadensis chromosome 11, mCasCan1.hap1v2, whole genome shotgun sequence, a single genomic region encodes these proteins:
- the LOC141410436 gene encoding nucleoprotein TPR-like has translation MAQHEELMKKTETMNIVMETDKILREEKERLKQDLQQMQAKVWKLELDILPLKEANAELSEKSGMLQAKKLLEEDIKRWKALNQVKEIQVQRSHLLPRRLLGNSSHHQQLKDGFLKHLSHQDPPHPLPPCLTIHAPPQELGPLAQAEKKLGVLRNELLKS, from the exons ATGGCTCAGCATGAAGAACtgatgaagaaaactgaaacaatgaACATAGTTATGGAGACCGACAAGAtactaagagaagaaaaagagaggctAAAACAAGATCTACAGCAGATGCAAGCAAAG GTGTGGAAACTGGAGTTAGATATTTTACCCTTAAAAGAAGCAAATGCTGAACTGAGTGAGAAAAGTGGTATGTTGCAGGCAAAGAAGTTACTAGAAGAGGATATCAAACGTTGGAAAGCACTTAATCAg GTGAAGGAAATACAGGTGCAGCGGAGTCATCTTCTTCCCAGGAGACTGCTAGGGAAcagtagccatcatcagcaactgAAAGACGGATTCCTCAAGCACCTCAGTCACCAAGACCCACCACATCCACTTCCTCCATGCCTGACCATTCACGCTCCACCTCAAGAGTTGGGACCGCTGGCTCAGGCAGAAAAAAAACTGGGTGTTCTgagaaatgaacttttaaaatcttga